A genome region from Anopheles stephensi strain Indian chromosome 2, UCI_ANSTEP_V1.0, whole genome shotgun sequence includes the following:
- the LOC118502433 gene encoding mucin-19-like: MVTGGNGNGAGTSDGNASSSAGSSFTRIRSTTRSTMAKATAVRVSTGKKFSQLLIITPAVAIDSNEHDDYHGPFNSSSLDSGCGGSSEGSLSDELLDEDEQRRQHRRRQTAGMVSGDRRNNNNNNGTTQRLSPLLLDGNRERHDGGGGGASTSQQGSWRWCGLICSAVKCFRAAAATTAGSRRGQPGPSSRQPLAGTAVRYTTTESVWSGGAGRRPGASRFSNNHVYEYTIKSYRQPQRRSNGGPGSVTLPPTGGGTRSDSISSGSSALSEAAGTLADHDHINNNSAVGNSNGTILSSSSAGGTGSIVIATMIPSSSGASSPTVGRVATERNNIMYKL; the protein is encoded by the coding sequence ATGGTGACTGGTGGCAATGGGAACGGAGCTGGCACAAGCGACGGCAACGCGTCCAGCTCGGCAGGATCTAGCTTTACTCGCATCCGTTCGACAACGCGCTCCACGATGGCCAAAGCGACGGCGGTCCGTGTTTCGACGGGGAAAAAGTTTAGCCAGCTGCTGATCATCACCCCGGCCGTAGCGATCGATAGCAACGAGCACGACGACTATCACGGACCGTTCAACTCGTCCTCGCTCGATAGTGGCTGTGGTGGGAGCAGCGAGGGCAGTCTGTCGGACGAGTTGCTCGATGAGGATGAGCAGCGCAGACAGCATCGCCGTAGACAGACGGCTGGCATGGTGAGCGGCGATCGGaggaataataacaataataatggcACGACACAACGATTGTccccgctgctgctggatggcaATCGGGAGCGacacgatggtggtggtggtggtgcgtccACGTCGCAGCAAGGATCCTGGCGGTGGTGTGGATTGATTTGTTCCGCGGTAAAGTGTTTCCGAGCGgctgctgctaccaccgcCGGCAGCCGACGTGGCCAGCCGGGTCCATCGTCAAGACAACCGCTGGCGGGTACCGCTGTCCGCTATACGACCACGGAAAGCGTTTGGAGTGGCGGTGCTGGACGGCGGCCAGGTGCTTCCCGCTTCAGCAACAACCACGTGTACGAGTATACCATTAAGAGCTACCGTCAGCCGCAGCGACGTTCGAATGGTGGCCCGGGTTCGGTAACGCTACCACCCACCGGGGGAGGCACCCGATCCGATTCGATATCATCCGGCTCGTCCGCGTTGTCCGAAGCGGCTGGCACACTGGCCGACCACGATCATATCAATAACAACAGTGCTGTGGGTAACAGCAACGGAACCATCTTATCCAGCTCATCCGCCGGCGGGACCGGGTCCATCGTGATCGCTACGATGATCCCCTCCTCCTCGGGAGCTTCTTCACCCACGGTCGGGCGGGTGGCGACGGAGCGGAACAATATTATGTACAAGTTGTGA